One window of the Cryptomeria japonica chromosome 7, Sugi_1.0, whole genome shotgun sequence genome contains the following:
- the LOC131856365 gene encoding disease resistance protein Roq1-like — protein sequence MASSSSSYQQNHELNAFSGFEPPGNRRKVSESAILYDVFINHRGPDVKQTLAARLYNSFEQLGIRAFLDSKEKELGNSFPSIIEIAICSAKVHIAIFSKTYAESPWCLAELVLMLKSTAKITPLFYQVKPFDLRYIEGGAYAEAFNKYREKGRYLEKLSEWKEALQSLSLIAGEEFYSDRDYREIVAAAQKDVQRKTPLHVAEYPVGLNNLVDDFRRRCLDELVQDIDIQCGQEERKHKAKVIGIFGMGGVSKTTLAKEFFNQKISYYQQACFLFDVREASAKGQLHHLQLKLLKDLFDDRFLSFTTTEEGTTYLKDRLRRSPLLSILIVVDNIDHVEQLHALLVMDILKKSGSSLVIVTTRDVGVLITAGITVGYNLKGMGRSHARELFCWHAFDQAHPCNGYEELSDDFVNACGGLPLSLQVLGRHVRGRNHSYWSSELTKGEKMLHWDVKQRLRISFDSLDNEEKQVFMDLHCALSNLHLSICTYSYSSCKWILNFK from the exons AtggcatcttcatcatcatcttacCAGCAAAATCATGAATTAAATGCTTTCTCTGGATTTGAACCTCCCGGCAATAGAAGGAAGGTTTCTGAATCTGCAATATTGTATGATGTTTTCATTAACCACAGAGGCCCAGATGTCAAACAAACTTTGGCTGCTCGGCTTTACAACTCCTTTGAGCAGTTGGGAATACGGGCGTTTCTTGATTCCAAGGAGAAGGAACTAGGAAACTCGTTTCCTTCTATTATTGAGATAGCCATCTGCTCTGCTAAGGTACACATAGCCATCTTTTCCAAAACATATGCAGAGTCACCTTGGTGTTTAGCTGAGCTGGTTCTCATGTTAAAAAGTACAGCCAAAATTACCCCCCTGTTCTATCAAGTGAAACCTTTTGATCTCCGGTACATAGAAGGGGGAGCATATGCTGAAGCATTCAATAAATATAGAGAGAAGGGCAGATACCTTGAGAAGCTTAGCGAGTGGAAGGAAGCCCTTCAGTCTCTTTCACTTATAGCCGGTGAAGAATTTTACAG TGATAGGGATTACCGAGAGATAGTAGCAGCTGCGCAGAAAGATGTGCAAAGAAAAACACCTTTACATGTTGCTGAATATCCAGTGGGACTTAACAATCTTGTGGATGATTTTCGAAGGCGATGCCTTGATGAACTTGTACAAGATATTGATATTCAGTGTGGGCAGGAAGAAAGGAAGCATAAGGCTAAGGTAATTGGTATTTTTGGCATGGGGGGAGTGAGTAAAACAACTCtcgccaaagaattctttaaccaAAAAATCTCGTATTATCAACAAGCGTGCTTTTTGTTTGATGTGCGAGAAGCGTCTGCAAAAGGCCAATTACATCACTTGCAACTTAAGCTTCTAAAAGATCTCTTTGATGATCGTTTTCTCAGTTTTACAACTACAGAGGAGGGAACTACCTATCTCAAAGATCGTCTAAGAAGGAGCCCCCTTTTAAGCATACTAATTGTTGTGGATAACATCGATCATGTGGAGCAGTTACATGCTCTACTGGTCATGGATATCCTTAAAAAATCTGGTAGTAGTCTGGTTATTGTCACAACCCGTGACGTTGGTGTGCTTATAACCGCAGGGATTACTGTTGGTTATAATTTAAAAGGAATGGGTAGAAGTCATGCCAGAGAACTCTTTTGTTGGCACGCCTTCGACCAAGCTCATCCGTGCAATGGGTATGAGGAGCTGAGTGACGACTTTGTAAACGCCTGTGGAGGCTTACCTTTGTCGCTTCAGGTTCTGGGCAGACACGTCCGTGGCAGAAATCACAGTTATTGGAGCTCAGAATTGACTAAAGGTGAAAAGATGCTGCATTGGGACGTAAAGCAAAGGCTGAGAATAAGTTTTGACTCATTGGATAATGAAGAAAAACAGGTTTTCATGGATTTGCATTGCGCACTCTCCAACCTTCATTTATCGATTTGTACTTATAGTTACTCATCGTGCAAATGGATATTAAATTTTAAGTGA